One Mesorhizobium loti genomic window carries:
- a CDS encoding Flp/Fap pilin component: protein MSNLFARFVKDESGATAIEYGLIAALIALAIITGAGALGNAINAKFTAIGNTLNTSGS from the coding sequence ATGTCTAACCTTTTTGCACGTTTCGTGAAGGACGAATCCGGCGCGACCGCTATCGAATATGGTCTGATCGCCGCCCTCATCGCGCTCGCCATCATCACCGGCGCCGGCGCCCTTGGCAATGCGATCAACGCCAAGTTCACCGCGATCGGCAACACCCTGAACACCAGCGGCAGCTAA
- a CDS encoding peptidase A24A prepilin type IV, with protein sequence MLEALIFVVFPFCMLFAAISDMLSMTIANRVSVLLVVVFALVAPLTGMEWAAYGWHFAAGALVLAVTFGLFAMGGMGGGDAKLLAATAVWMGLNIHLVEYLVVSTIIGGLLTLAILFYRKSPLAIITGRNPFLRHFADDTTGVPYGIALGVGGLLTYPDSPLMVWALARLAS encoded by the coding sequence ATGCTTGAAGCCCTGATATTCGTCGTCTTTCCGTTCTGCATGCTGTTTGCCGCGATCTCCGACATGCTGTCGATGACGATTGCCAACCGCGTGTCGGTGCTGCTTGTCGTCGTCTTCGCGCTGGTTGCGCCACTGACGGGTATGGAATGGGCAGCCTACGGATGGCATTTCGCCGCCGGCGCCCTGGTCCTTGCAGTGACGTTCGGCCTGTTCGCCATGGGTGGCATGGGCGGAGGCGACGCCAAGTTGCTTGCCGCCACGGCCGTGTGGATGGGGTTGAACATCCATCTCGTCGAATACCTCGTTGTCTCGACGATCATCGGTGGTCTGCTGACGCTCGCCATCCTGTTTTACCGGAAGTCGCCGCTGGCGATTATTACCGGCCGCAATCCATTCCTGCGTCATTTCGCGGATGACACGACCGGCGTTCCCTATGGGATCGCGCTCGGCGTGGGTGGATTGCTGACCTATCCGGATTCGCCTCTGATGGTGTGGGCGCTGGCAAGGCTTGCGAGCTGA